One segment of Candidatus Pelagibacter ubique HTCC1062 DNA contains the following:
- a CDS encoding branched-chain amino acid ABC transporter permease: protein MLGLIILVGIFQSWNVALSIFNMCLISAVMTMGANIQWGYAGLINFGLMGYAALGGLAAVLISVEPVQEAWVAGGFSILMSLWLIVAMVLAIRFVLKNFEKSKIRTYGIATIIIAGIIIIRVTSETSIEAIENVNPATTGFLGGLGLPIMFSWIVGAFFAAGLAFIVGKVALGLRADYLAIATLLISEIVIAIIKHEDWLTRGVKNVIGLDRPVPYEIELQTKEWFINLVAKFNSGKLDLISSITDKQSALNQLVIEGSSVFVKLCYSGLFLIVVIALLIVTQKALYSPWGRMMRAIRDNEEAANAMGKNVVKQHLLIFILGSAIVGIAGAMLVTQDGLFTPGSYQPMRYTFLIWVMVIVGGSGNNFGAILGGFAVWFLWIEAAPIALFLINLFTAGLADTHSLKIHLIESVPYFRYLMMGMGLLLIMRYRPKGILPEKIEIK, encoded by the coding sequence ATGTTGGGGCTTATTATTTTAGTTGGAATATTTCAATCTTGGAATGTAGCTCTATCAATTTTTAACATGTGTTTAATTTCTGCTGTAATGACTATGGGGGCAAATATTCAATGGGGGTATGCAGGGTTAATCAATTTTGGTCTAATGGGATATGCGGCATTAGGTGGATTAGCTGCAGTTTTAATTTCTGTTGAACCTGTACAAGAAGCATGGGTTGCGGGAGGTTTTAGTATTCTAATGTCTTTATGGTTAATTGTTGCAATGGTCCTTGCAATACGTTTTGTATTAAAAAATTTTGAAAAATCTAAAATTAGAACTTATGGTATTGCTACAATTATTATTGCTGGAATTATAATTATAAGAGTTACATCAGAGACAAGTATTGAAGCTATTGAAAATGTTAACCCAGCAACAACAGGATTTCTTGGTGGATTAGGATTGCCAATTATGTTTTCTTGGATCGTAGGTGCATTTTTTGCAGCAGGTCTAGCATTTATAGTTGGTAAAGTTGCTTTAGGTTTACGTGCAGACTATTTAGCTATTGCCACACTACTAATATCAGAAATAGTTATAGCCATAATCAAGCATGAAGATTGGTTAACAAGAGGTGTTAAAAATGTAATTGGACTGGATCGACCAGTGCCTTATGAAATTGAACTCCAAACTAAAGAATGGTTTATAAATTTAGTTGCAAAATTTAATTCTGGGAAATTAGATTTAATCTCCAGTATTACTGATAAACAATCAGCTCTTAACCAATTAGTAATTGAGGGATCATCAGTTTTTGTAAAACTTTGTTATTCAGGTTTATTTTTAATTGTTGTTATAGCCTTGTTAATAGTAACTCAAAAAGCTCTTTACTCTCCATGGGGAAGAATGATGCGTGCGATAAGAGACAATGAAGAAGCTGCTAATGCAATGGGAAAAAATGTCGTCAAGCAACATTTATTAATCTTTATTTTAGGCTCAGCTATAGTTGGAATTGCTGGCGCTATGTTAGTCACTCAAGATGGTTTATTTACTCCAGGTAGTTACCAACCTATGAGATATACTTTTTTAATCTGGGTTATGGTTATTGTTGGAGGAAGTGGGAATAATTTTGGAGCAATTTTAGGAGGTTTTGCAGTCTGGTTTCTATGGATTGAGGCAGCGCCAATTGCATTATTCTTGATTAATTTATTTACAGCAGGTTTAGCAGATACACATTCATTAAAAATTCATTTAATTGAAAGCGTTCCTTACTTTAGATATTTAATGATGGGGATGGGTCTTCTGTTGATCATGAGGTATAGACCTAAAGGTATACTTCCTGAAAAAATCGAAATAAAATAA
- a CDS encoding AzlC family ABC transporter permease has protein sequence MINKEFFFKGFKSILAPDSPALALGCCFIAIGALLKNLGFNIQESIFSTMLTYALPGSLVMAESLLVGASLLNIFLAVWFVNARLYPMAVSLFPLMMHKSQPKWKYYFSCHFIAVSAWLIMKSNYKSIEKKHRIDFWIGIGCATWTTAVIGTFIGFYASDYLDKNMMMGLAILNPIYFLCMMVGAMKTIQITAAVILGLVLGPIFYFLSPEWSILLGGLVGGTIAYFIGELNVN, from the coding sequence ATGATTAATAAAGAATTTTTCTTTAAAGGTTTCAAATCTATTTTAGCTCCAGATAGCCCAGCCCTTGCACTTGGATGTTGTTTTATAGCAATTGGGGCACTTCTTAAAAATTTAGGATTTAATATTCAAGAAAGTATTTTTTCAACTATGCTTACTTATGCTTTGCCTGGATCATTAGTTATGGCAGAGTCGTTATTAGTTGGAGCTTCATTATTAAATATTTTTTTAGCTGTTTGGTTTGTTAATGCTCGTCTTTATCCAATGGCTGTTTCTTTGTTTCCATTAATGATGCACAAAAGCCAACCAAAATGGAAATATTACTTTTCATGTCATTTTATAGCAGTATCTGCATGGCTGATTATGAAGAGTAACTATAAAAGTATTGAAAAAAAACATAGAATTGATTTTTGGATTGGAATTGGTTGTGCTACTTGGACTACAGCGGTAATAGGAACTTTTATAGGATTTTACGCATCTGATTATTTGGATAAAAATATGATGATGGGCTTAGCAATTTTAAACCCAATTTATTTTTTATGCATGATGGTTGGGGCAATGAAAACTATTCAAATTACAGCTGCAGTAATTTTAGGCTTGGTATTAGGACCAATTTTTTATTTTCTATCTCCAGAGTGGTCAATTTTATTGGGAGGACTTGTTGGTGGAACAATTGCTTATTTTATAGGAGAGCTAAATGTCAACTAG
- the glaH gene encoding glutarate dioxygenase GlaH — protein MENISGITITEHQNSKRIIDIRIEDEILDKLIFPFNKFDITALEYKPFTRFTIAKSLDDLTSNKLSKLLNSIVRDRETGCFIIGPKKVSAKINDIFLVKLSTAIAYLIGNPNYDAMAGKYYARFFVKHEDKSDSYLRKAYTNMDLHTDGTYVKEITDWLLMTKIEEQNVQGGETAMLHLDDWEHCEDLFNDPIGKQNFVWGSPKSKNIEYKVEHPVFTTDDNGKPNISYIDQFPEPKNMDQGIFLQKLSDALEESKNKVITKLVPGSTIVANNYFWLHGRKPFKENKDLSRELLRIRGSFFIN, from the coding sequence ATGGAAAATATCTCTGGAATAACAATAACAGAACATCAAAATTCAAAAAGAATAATTGACATTAGAATTGAAGATGAAATTTTAGATAAATTAATATTTCCATTCAATAAATTTGATATCACTGCCTTAGAGTACAAACCATTTACCAGATTTACTATTGCTAAAAGTTTAGATGATTTAACTTCTAATAAATTAAGCAAATTACTTAATTCAATAGTAAGAGATAGAGAAACAGGTTGTTTTATAATTGGACCAAAAAAAGTAAGTGCAAAAATTAATGATATCTTTTTAGTAAAGCTATCAACAGCAATTGCCTATTTAATTGGTAATCCAAATTATGATGCCATGGCTGGAAAATATTATGCAAGATTTTTTGTAAAGCATGAAGATAAAAGTGACTCGTACTTAAGAAAAGCTTACACAAATATGGATCTTCATACGGATGGGACATATGTTAAAGAGATCACAGATTGGCTTTTGATGACTAAAATTGAAGAACAAAATGTCCAAGGAGGAGAAACAGCAATGTTGCATCTTGATGACTGGGAACATTGTGAGGATTTATTCAATGACCCCATTGGAAAACAAAATTTTGTATGGGGGTCTCCTAAAAGTAAAAATATAGAATATAAAGTTGAACATCCAGTTTTCACAACAGATGATAACGGTAAGCCAAATATTTCTTATATTGATCAATTCCCTGAACCAAAAAATATGGATCAAGGAATTTTCTTACAAAAATTATCAGATGCTTTAGAGGAGAGTAAGAACAAAGTAATCACTAAATTAGTACCTGGATCAACCATTGTGGCTAATAATTATTTTTGGTTACACGGAAGAAAACCTTTCAAAGAAAATAAAGATTTAAGCAGAGAACTATTGAGAATTAGAGGTTCTTTTTTTATTAATTAA
- a CDS encoding branched-chain amino acid ABC transporter permease produces MEFLNAIILLLNYIFMPALTYGSQLALGAIFVTLIYGILRFANFATGDMMAFGTMVTILFTWYFQSLGISLGVLPTALLAIPFAIVLTIGYMLLIDKFVFRYYRVSKSPPVQLAMVSIGVMFVTQAVVRIIIGPSDQRFFDGEKFIIKASEFKEMTGLNEGLAIKSSQVLTIFVTIVLVSILFWFLNKTKTGKSMRAYSDNEDLALLSGIDPKRVVMITWIIAGILATIGGALYGLDKSFKPFTYFNNMLPIFAAAIVGGIGNPFGAFLGGYVIAFSEIFLTYAYKKFFMYVLPASMEPETLVQLLSTDYKFAVSFSILVIVLLYRPNGIFKGKVL; encoded by the coding sequence ATGGAATTCTTAAACGCAATTATATTATTATTAAATTATATTTTTATGCCAGCTCTTACGTATGGCTCTCAACTAGCACTAGGTGCAATATTTGTAACTTTAATTTATGGAATTTTAAGGTTTGCTAATTTTGCAACTGGGGACATGATGGCTTTTGGTACGATGGTCACCATATTATTTACTTGGTATTTTCAATCACTTGGAATTTCTTTAGGTGTTTTACCAACAGCGTTACTTGCCATCCCTTTTGCAATTGTTTTAACAATTGGATATATGCTCTTAATTGATAAATTTGTTTTTAGATATTATAGAGTGAGCAAAAGTCCTCCTGTTCAACTTGCAATGGTTAGTATTGGTGTAATGTTTGTAACTCAAGCTGTTGTTAGAATAATAATCGGTCCATCAGATCAGAGGTTTTTTGATGGGGAAAAATTTATTATCAAAGCAAGTGAGTTTAAAGAAATGACAGGACTTAATGAAGGTTTAGCAATTAAATCTAGTCAGGTATTAACTATATTTGTAACAATTGTATTGGTTTCTATTTTATTTTGGTTTTTAAACAAAACTAAGACAGGAAAAAGCATGCGTGCTTATTCTGATAATGAGGATTTAGCTTTATTGTCTGGAATTGATCCTAAAAGAGTAGTTATGATTACTTGGATTATTGCAGGAATTTTAGCGACAATTGGTGGAGCTTTATATGGATTGGACAAAAGTTTTAAGCCATTTACCTACTTTAATAACATGTTGCCAATTTTTGCTGCAGCAATTGTTGGAGGTATTGGAAACCCCTTTGGAGCATTTTTAGGAGGATATGTCATAGCATTTTCAGAAATATTCCTAACTTATGCTTATAAAAAATTCTTTATGTATGTTTTGCCAGCAAGCATGGAGCCAGAAACGTTAGTTCAGTTATTATCAACAGATTATAAATTTGCTGTCTCATTTTCTATACTGGTGATTGTCTTACTTTATAGACCTAATGGAATATTCAAAGGGAAGGTACTGTGA
- a CDS encoding ABC transporter ATP-binding protein — protein sequence MAFFEGLKMTGGYGNGPDIINSCSVNVNRGEIVSILGPNGAGKSTAMKAMLGLLNLKSGSVIIDGKDISKLSPQDRVREGISFVPQTKNVFSGMSVEENLEMGAYLRDDNYQNIIEEIYELFPILREKRNQLVGELSGGQRQQVALGRALMIKPSVLMLDEPTAGVSPIVMDELFDHIIKVKRTNVAILMVEQNAKQALNISDRGYVLVTGENKYSGTGKELLNDPRVRSSFLGG from the coding sequence ATGGCTTTTTTTGAAGGTTTAAAAATGACAGGTGGTTATGGTAATGGACCTGATATCATCAACTCTTGTTCAGTTAATGTAAACAGAGGCGAAATAGTTTCAATTCTTGGACCTAATGGTGCTGGTAAATCAACAGCCATGAAAGCAATGCTTGGTCTTTTAAATTTAAAATCTGGTTCAGTTATAATTGATGGCAAAGATATTTCAAAACTTTCACCACAAGATAGGGTGAGAGAAGGTATTTCATTTGTACCACAGACAAAAAATGTATTTTCTGGAATGAGTGTTGAAGAAAATTTAGAGATGGGAGCTTATTTAAGAGATGACAATTATCAAAATATTATAGAAGAAATTTATGAACTATTTCCAATACTTAGAGAAAAAAGAAACCAATTAGTTGGTGAATTATCTGGAGGTCAAAGACAACAAGTGGCTCTTGGAAGAGCATTAATGATAAAACCATCTGTATTAATGTTAGATGAACCCACTGCTGGTGTTTCTCCAATAGTAATGGATGAATTATTTGATCATATCATCAAAGTAAAAAGAACTAATGTTGCAATTTTAATGGTTGAGCAAAATGCTAAACAAGCGCTTAATATTTCTGATCGTGGATATGTACTAGTTACAGGTGAAAATAAGTATTCAGGAACAGGAAAAGAATTATTAAACGACCCAAGAGTAAGAAGCTCTTTTTTAGGTGGATAG
- a CDS encoding sulfite exporter TauE/SafE family protein encodes MDFLSNLQLSLIEIYFVIFTVFIASIIRGFNGFGFSAICISGFSFILPAIEIVPIILILEVIISIFMVPYIWNKIDWNFVLKLLIGIIIGSPIGLYLLKYLSPDTTHLSVCALVIFFSFLLMKGYENKKINNNYGKLITGIVSGTLNGLTTLGGMPVALFLLVTSIQPAVIRGSLAALFFLTDIYAFILSFFAGIVDLTTIYRTIPLIIILPIGVYIGDKFFVKSKEETYRKVVFYFLILISIFGFFRIISNF; translated from the coding sequence GTGGATTTTTTATCTAATCTTCAACTGAGTTTAATTGAAATCTATTTTGTAATATTTACCGTATTTATTGCATCTATTATAAGAGGTTTTAATGGCTTTGGCTTTTCTGCAATATGTATTTCTGGCTTTTCTTTTATTCTTCCAGCAATAGAGATAGTCCCAATTATTCTAATACTTGAGGTTATTATTAGTATTTTTATGGTTCCATATATATGGAACAAAATAGACTGGAATTTTGTTTTAAAATTATTGATAGGAATAATCATTGGGTCACCTATTGGGCTTTATTTATTGAAGTATTTATCTCCAGATACAACACACCTGTCAGTTTGCGCATTAGTTATATTTTTTTCATTTTTATTAATGAAAGGATATGAGAATAAAAAAATTAATAATAATTATGGAAAGCTTATTACTGGAATAGTCTCTGGAACATTAAATGGATTAACCACATTAGGTGGAATGCCTGTGGCACTTTTTTTATTAGTTACAAGTATTCAACCAGCAGTAATTAGAGGTTCATTAGCAGCCTTATTCTTTTTAACAGATATTTATGCATTTATTCTTAGTTTTTTTGCAGGAATTGTAGATCTGACAACTATTTATAGAACTATTCCACTGATTATTATTTTACCAATAGGTGTTTATATTGGTGATAAATTTTTTGTTAAAAGCAAAGAGGAAACTTATAGAAAAGTTGTTTTTTATTTTCTTATATTAATTTCGATATTTGGTTTTTTTAGGATTATTAGTAATTTTTAA
- a CDS encoding pyrroline-5-carboxylate reductase, giving the protein MKLGFIGTGKITSAVITGICSSSISYNKIIISERNKSTSSILKKKFKKITVSKDNQEIINSCDWIFLSVTPAVGEKIIKNLKFRSNQTVISFISTITLAQLKKAIKVKAKIIRAIPLPPISLKKGPVPICPPNKKVKDFFNKIGTTVEIKNEKSSINFWSTSGMMAPFYELLRVMTDWLVKRGVKRNNAQKYITSLFLALSEDAVVNSKKDLKFLVKESQTPKGLNEQGVKELSRAGFYKSLEKTLNSIHRRLNK; this is encoded by the coding sequence ATGAAATTAGGCTTTATAGGAACAGGTAAAATTACGTCTGCCGTTATCACTGGTATTTGCAGTTCCAGTATTTCGTATAACAAAATAATCATCTCTGAGAGAAATAAATCTACATCTAGTATTTTAAAAAAAAAGTTTAAAAAGATAACTGTTAGTAAAGATAACCAGGAAATTATTAATTCTTGTGATTGGATATTTTTATCAGTAACTCCAGCAGTGGGTGAAAAAATTATTAAAAATTTAAAGTTTAGATCAAATCAAACTGTAATTAGTTTCATATCAACAATTACTTTAGCTCAACTTAAAAAAGCAATCAAAGTTAAAGCAAAAATTATAAGAGCGATACCATTACCTCCTATATCTTTAAAAAAAGGACCAGTACCCATTTGTCCACCCAATAAAAAAGTTAAAGATTTTTTTAATAAAATTGGCACAACCGTTGAAATTAAAAATGAAAAATCTTCAATCAATTTTTGGTCAACCTCTGGAATGATGGCACCCTTTTATGAATTACTAAGAGTAATGACAGACTGGTTAGTGAAAAGAGGAGTTAAACGAAATAATGCACAAAAATATATAACATCTTTATTTTTAGCATTATCAGAAGATGCAGTTGTAAACTCTAAAAAAGATTTAAAATTTTTAGTAAAAGAGTCTCAAACACCTAAAGGATTGAATGAACAAGGAGTTAAAGAATTAAGCAGAGCAGGTTTTTATAAATCTTTAGAAAAGACACTCAACAGTATACATAGAAGATTAAATAAATAA
- a CDS encoding ABC transporter substrate-binding protein, translated as MKKLFIAAFIFVSTFTTNTFAEVKMGIILGFTGPIESLTPAMAASAELAFKEASDSGSLLGGETISVVRADSTCVDSAAATAAAEGVIAQGVAAIMGADCSGVTGAIASNVAVPNGVVMISPSATSPGLTALDDKGFFFRTAPSDARGGQILADITKDRKIKSVAITYTNNDYGKGLADVYEAAVKAHGIKVTTVSAHEDGKADYSSEVATLASAGGDAVAVIGYLDQGGKGIIQGSLDSGAFDKFILSDGMIGDSLTEAFGKDLNKSFGSIPGSMNKKTAGTFASVAKAAGIDSSGPYTGESYDAAALIVLAMQAGGSADRASIAKNVMDVANAPGTKIYPGELKKGLDLLAKGKKVDYEGATGVTFTNVGEAEGSFLEKEIKGGKFKNKKQR; from the coding sequence ATGAAAAAACTATTTATTGCTGCTTTTATATTCGTTTCTACTTTTACAACGAATACATTCGCAGAAGTTAAAATGGGAATCATTTTAGGATTTACTGGTCCTATTGAATCTCTAACACCAGCTATGGCTGCATCTGCAGAGCTTGCATTTAAAGAAGCTTCTGACTCAGGTTCACTATTAGGTGGAGAAACTATTTCAGTAGTAAGAGCAGATTCAACTTGTGTTGATTCAGCAGCAGCAACAGCAGCAGCAGAAGGTGTTATTGCACAAGGTGTTGCAGCAATTATGGGTGCTGACTGTTCAGGTGTAACTGGTGCTATTGCATCTAATGTTGCTGTACCAAATGGTGTAGTAATGATTTCACCTTCAGCAACTTCTCCAGGACTTACAGCTTTAGATGATAAAGGCTTCTTTTTTAGAACAGCCCCATCTGATGCTAGAGGTGGTCAGATTTTAGCTGATATTACTAAAGACAGAAAAATCAAAAGTGTAGCAATTACTTACACTAACAATGACTATGGAAAAGGTTTGGCTGATGTTTATGAAGCAGCTGTAAAAGCTCATGGTATTAAAGTAACAACTGTATCTGCTCACGAAGATGGTAAAGCAGATTACTCATCTGAAGTAGCAACTTTAGCTTCAGCAGGTGGTGATGCCGTAGCAGTAATTGGTTACCTAGACCAAGGTGGAAAAGGAATTATTCAAGGTTCTTTAGACTCTGGTGCATTTGATAAATTTATTTTATCTGATGGTATGATCGGTGACTCATTAACTGAAGCTTTTGGAAAAGATTTAAATAAATCTTTTGGTTCAATTCCTGGTTCAATGAATAAAAAAACAGCAGGTACTTTTGCCTCTGTTGCTAAAGCAGCGGGTATCGACTCATCTGGACCTTACACTGGTGAATCTTATGATGCAGCAGCTTTAATCGTTCTTGCGATGCAAGCAGGTGGATCAGCAGATAGAGCTTCTATTGCAAAAAATGTAATGGATGTTGCTAATGCCCCTGGTACTAAGATTTACCCAGGTGAACTTAAAAAAGGTTTAGACTTACTAGCTAAAGGTAAAAAAGTTGACTACGAAGGTGCAACTGGTGTTACTTTTACTAACGTAGGTGAAGCTGAAGGTTCTTTCCTAGAAAAAGAAATCAAAGGTGGAAAATTCAAAAATAAAAAACAAAGATAA
- a CDS encoding AzlD domain-containing protein: protein MSTSVFLAILVTSLATFSSRFLGAISSQGIKETSKLFKWFNCLAYSTLAALIARTIIFPVGVLSDASYLSRVTVVLFCLFIFFISKRNFVYPTVISAIMMAVLSNYF, encoded by the coding sequence ATGTCAACTAGTGTATTTCTTGCAATCTTAGTCACGTCCCTTGCAACTTTCTCTTCAAGGTTTTTAGGTGCAATTTCTTCACAAGGAATAAAAGAAACTTCAAAATTATTTAAATGGTTTAATTGTCTTGCCTACTCAACACTAGCCGCATTAATAGCAAGAACAATTATATTTCCAGTAGGTGTTTTGTCTGATGCTAGTTACTTAAGTAGAGTAACTGTTGTTTTATTTTGTTTATTTATATTTTTTATATCTAAAAGAAATTTTGTTTATCCTACTGTTATTTCTGCTATCATGATGGCGGTACTAAGTAATTATTTCTAA
- a CDS encoding MFS transporter: MNKNLWLLILSQIFAFTAAPVTVFLSGIIGSQFSPVKSLATLPMALSIVGIAIFAIFAAKVMSIIGRRAGFMFASVVSSLSSVLAAYAIIIESFILFNFSCFLLGAGVAFSHQYRFAAVETVKKDMAPKAISIILLAGIGSAFIGPNVANITKGFIAEHLYAGSYIALAALTLTSTIFLLFYEDGHKPNHVNKKIKRSYLELISQPRFLQALVASAFAYAVMSFLMTATPISMHVMEKISLTKTGFVIQLHIAAMFLPSLITGNLIKKFGHSKIMYAGVVLFFITILTSLFEQNFINYLIALIFLGFGWNFLFISGTSLLVLSYREDEKFKAQGFNDLIVYSIQAVASLSAGVFLTLTSWKTMNLVCIIFLVIIVLSTLRADFKKRK; the protein is encoded by the coding sequence ATGAATAAAAATTTATGGCTGCTAATTTTAAGTCAAATTTTTGCTTTTACAGCAGCACCCGTAACAGTTTTCTTAAGTGGAATAATTGGCTCTCAGTTTAGTCCAGTAAAATCTTTAGCAACTTTACCGATGGCTTTATCAATTGTTGGTATTGCAATTTTTGCAATCTTTGCAGCAAAGGTTATGAGTATAATTGGTCGAAGAGCAGGCTTTATGTTTGCTTCTGTAGTGAGCTCCTTATCATCTGTTCTAGCGGCGTACGCAATAATTATTGAAAGCTTTATCCTTTTTAATTTTTCATGTTTTTTACTTGGTGCAGGAGTAGCCTTTAGTCATCAATATCGTTTTGCAGCAGTTGAGACTGTTAAAAAAGATATGGCACCAAAAGCTATTTCAATAATATTATTAGCAGGAATAGGTTCGGCTTTTATAGGACCAAATGTTGCTAATATAACAAAAGGTTTTATAGCCGAACATTTATATGCCGGATCTTATATTGCGCTTGCTGCTTTAACTCTTACTTCAACAATTTTTCTATTATTTTATGAGGATGGACATAAACCCAATCATGTTAACAAGAAAATCAAACGTAGTTATTTGGAGTTAATTTCTCAACCAAGATTTCTACAAGCATTAGTGGCTTCGGCATTTGCTTATGCAGTGATGTCATTTTTAATGACTGCAACTCCAATAAGTATGCATGTAATGGAAAAAATAAGTTTAACTAAAACAGGTTTTGTAATTCAACTTCATATCGCAGCTATGTTTTTACCTTCATTGATAACAGGTAATTTGATAAAAAAATTTGGACATAGTAAAATTATGTACGCTGGTGTTGTTTTATTTTTTATAACAATTTTGACTAGTTTATTTGAGCAAAATTTTATTAATTATTTAATTGCATTAATATTTTTAGGATTTGGTTGGAACTTTTTATTTATATCTGGAACAAGTTTACTAGTTTTATCTTATAGAGAGGATGAAAAATTTAAAGCACAAGGCTTTAATGATTTAATTGTTTATTCAATTCAGGCAGTAGCAAGCTTATCGGCTGGAGTTTTTTTAACCTTAACAAGTTGGAAAACAATGAATTTAGTTTGTATAATATTTTTAGTAATAATTGTTTTATCAACATTAAGAGCAGACTTTAAAAAAAGGAAATAG
- a CDS encoding DMT family transporter: MTVRHYFLVLFIMFLFGSSYPINKLALNTSLTPVLAASLRMFILFVCLVPFCKFKIPNKKYYLPLAGFSFSMGFGVFIFLNLSLQKATMVAPIIIGAQLAIPFAILASSLFLGEKVTPKMWVLIFISFFGIFLIGYDPNLKSEIFAIFLCAISAFFYGVANVFSRYIKDIDVKLTNTVMGFTGFILLFLFSIFFEGNTVYQLLNIDFYTWLLLLHNGVMVSVIAHTSLFYLYKFYSVNKIMPFYSLFPVFGLILTFFIFGEIPTLLSAIGGLIIIFSVYRLQKIR, from the coding sequence TTGACTGTCAGACATTATTTTTTAGTTTTATTTATCATGTTTCTTTTTGGTAGTTCTTATCCAATTAATAAACTTGCATTAAACACATCCCTCACCCCTGTATTGGCAGCCTCATTGAGAATGTTTATACTTTTTGTTTGTCTTGTTCCTTTTTGTAAATTTAAAATCCCAAACAAAAAATACTATCTGCCTTTAGCAGGTTTTTCTTTTTCAATGGGCTTTGGTGTTTTTATTTTTTTAAATTTATCTCTGCAAAAAGCAACTATGGTTGCTCCTATAATTATTGGAGCTCAACTAGCAATACCCTTTGCAATTCTGGCAAGCTCTTTATTTTTAGGTGAAAAGGTAACTCCTAAAATGTGGGTATTAATATTTATTTCTTTTTTTGGAATTTTTTTAATTGGTTATGATCCAAATTTAAAAAGTGAAATTTTTGCAATTTTTCTTTGTGCAATTTCTGCTTTTTTCTATGGTGTTGCGAATGTGTTTTCTAGATATATTAAAGATATAGATGTTAAATTAACCAACACAGTTATGGGCTTTACTGGTTTTATACTGCTTTTTCTTTTTTCCATTTTTTTTGAAGGAAACACAGTTTATCAATTACTAAATATTGATTTTTATACTTGGCTTTTATTACTCCATAATGGGGTGATGGTTTCTGTAATTGCACACACTTCATTATTTTATTTATATAAATTTTATTCAGTAAATAAAATTATGCCCTTTTATTCTTTATTTCCAGTATTTGGCCTAATCCTAACGTTCTTTATATTCGGAGAAATCCCAACTCTACTTAGTGCGATTGGTGGTTTAATTATAATATTTTCTGTATATAGGCTTCAAAAAATTAGATAA
- a CDS encoding ABC transporter ATP-binding protein — protein sequence MDQEQNILQIENLSKYFGGLAAVSDCSLKIKKGSITGIIGPNGSGKTTLFNLIAGNLKSSQGKVLFNNEDVTDVPSYELFSKGILRTFQIAHEFTNLSVLENLMMVPANQSGENLMTALLKPSLVRTEELKVKQKAQDVVDFLNLTHLSNELAGNLSGGQKKLLELGRTMMVDAKLVLLDEVGAGVNRTLLKDLGTAILKLNKEEGYTFCMIEHDMEFISRLCNPVIVMAEGSVLFEGTAEEAKKDEKVIESYLGRGSKIKDEN from the coding sequence ATGGATCAAGAACAGAACATCTTACAAATTGAAAATCTATCTAAATATTTTGGAGGTTTGGCTGCAGTGTCAGATTGTTCATTAAAGATTAAGAAAGGCTCTATTACAGGAATTATAGGACCTAACGGCTCAGGCAAGACCACCTTGTTCAATCTAATAGCTGGAAATTTAAAATCCTCACAAGGAAAAGTATTGTTTAATAATGAGGATGTTACTGACGTTCCTTCATATGAATTATTTTCTAAAGGAATTTTAAGAACTTTTCAAATAGCACATGAGTTTACTAATCTTTCTGTGCTTGAAAATTTAATGATGGTTCCTGCAAATCAGTCAGGTGAAAATTTAATGACTGCTTTATTAAAACCAAGTTTAGTTAGAACGGAAGAACTTAAAGTTAAACAAAAAGCCCAAGACGTAGTTGATTTTTTAAATCTGACTCATTTATCAAATGAATTAGCTGGGAATTTATCTGGAGGCCAAAAAAAATTATTAGAACTTGGAAGAACCATGATGGTTGATGCAAAATTAGTATTACTTGATGAAGTAGGTGCTGGTGTTAATAGAACACTGCTTAAAGATTTAGGAACTGCTATTCTTAAGTTAAATAAGGAAGAAGGTTATACATTCTGTATGATCGAACATGATATGGAGTTTATAAGTAGATTATGTAACCCTGTTATTGTTATGGCAGAAGGTTCAGTTTTATTTGAAGGGACCGCTGAAGAAGCTAAGAAAGATGAAAAAGTTATAGAAAGCTATTTAGGCAGAGGATCAAAGATAAAGGATGAGAACTAA